From the genome of Salvia splendens isolate huo1 chromosome 7, SspV2, whole genome shotgun sequence:
TCACCTCCCTATCCAAACCTGTTTATCATTTTAGttcaaacaaattaattatcTATGAAAAATTGGATGTGAAGCACACGCTCTATTGTGGTTCTAACCATCCCACATCgactaattaaaaaatttgcAAGCAATATATAACTGTATTAATGAGGACTCACTTTCTAAGCTGAACTGAGAGTAATGGAGATCGAAGGCGGAGCAAGCGGTAGACGGAAGCACCGGCCGCCGCGCCTCACTTACATACTGGCGGAGCGCCGCCGTGATCAGGTCATGCACGGTGGCCTCCGGCGCCATCAAGACGTGGACCGGGCCAGGGCTCCTCTGTATCGTCACGTTCACAAGCAACTTCGTCAGCTTCGCCCGTGCCGGCGCCGCCGCCGGAATCCCGCCGCCTCTCCTGCCGGCCAGTAAGTCCGGCACCGTCCTCGGCCGCGGAAGCATGTCGGCCATACCTCCGGCATCCCTCCCGTGAAACGACGACGCCTTCTCCGACAAGCGCCCCTTCTTGTTCTTCTCATGGCCTCCCTTCCGGTGACTCTTCGGCGACGGCATTATAATGCTATATTTAAGCGTTTAGTTGCGGCGGCTTGATTACCTTTGGCGGCGAACATAACCAGAATTCCACGGCGGAGGAGGAGAGAAAATATAGAGTTATAGGTGAGGAGGGGAGTATTAAAGAAAAGGGGATGATGAGAGGGGATTTTAAATAGGGGATTAAGGAATGAGAAGCTCTATGGATATTTCGTTCGTTGCATTATTGGGATGTGAAGACTGTTCCAACATATGTCgttttcttgaatcttgatcaATAATGATAATAGTTTATAGGATTATGTCATCACTATTACTAAGGTATTAAGATCCCacgtttttttatattaatgtataaTCGGTATTGTTGAGTGATAATCTTAGATTCTTAAACTAAAAAACACCACATAAATTCgttgagttttttttatatgaaaagATAATAATTTTATTGGTAAGGGTATGGCAAGTGGAGAAGTGTCTCTGTAGACTATAAGAGTGAGAGCTTAGTTCCATATATGCGACAAAggaaaattaattgaagatCTAATTCATCTATGACTAGCATATTTAACAAGAAATTTTGGGCTACAAACTAGGATAGATCGATTGTTTCTAGTGACCGCTCCAGCATGTACTAGTAtttagtgttgcccacggttcaaaaaccggcggttccggttcggaaccgccggttccggttttgtcgaaggtggaaccggaaccgaaccgtgaggctatttcacggttcgggttccggttcgaaaaccggcggtttcgcggttcggttttttttttttttttttgaatttgaaatttggatttatataacaaattggaacaaaacaatgtataattcaaatagaaatacgacgaataaggagaaaatgatatcaattttattgagtttgagttgtaacggacaacgatacattataatttacaatacatatacataatACATCTACAAGACTACAACTACAagtatacaagtatacaacatacaacaatgtaatataataagagtagcacttgcgt
Proteins encoded in this window:
- the LOC121811002 gene encoding uncharacterized protein LOC121811002, whose translation is MPSPKSHRKGGHEKNKKGRLSEKASSFHGRDAGGMADMLPRPRTVPDLLAGRRGGGIPAAAPARAKLTKLLVNVTIQRSPGPVHVLMAPEATVHDLITAALRQYVSEARRPVLPSTACSAFDLHYSQFSLESLDREVKIVELGSRNFFLCPRQIAAESGGGGASSCSKEAEESNTKKGLPWLKFMDFLL